The stretch of DNA TACCCTCAAAGTCTAACCATATTTTTTCTTACCAGTGCAAAGGCTCTGATTTTGATATCTTTCGTTTTCAAAGAATATACAATAGGATTGATGCAGGGTGGGATGCAAGAGGCCAGCGACAGGCTCAGCACACGCTGGTCTGGGTCAACCTGACGCAGATAAAATCCGATAGTAAAAATGGTAAAGAGAGGAATGTAAAATACAGCAACCAGGATGATATGCTCAACACAAGTGGCCAAAGCTTTCACCCGACTGTCTAAAGATTTCATCCTAAACACGGTCACCAGGATGCTGACATAAGACAGAAGAATAAAAGTAAAGGGTCCTCCAAGGAGCAAAACAGTGAGAAAAGAAGCTGCAGACCACTGCATTGTGTAATCATTACAGGCGAGTCTAAACACAGGTGCATAGTCACAGAAATAGCTGAACACTCTGACAGAATTGCAAAAAGACAGTCGAGTCATTATAGATGTTGAAAATGTGGTTACTCCCAGAGCAAAAGACCAAGTCAGGCCGATAATACAAGACATGCTCCGCAATGTGTTGATTGAGTTGTGACGCAGAGGGAAACATATTGCAATCAACCTGTCGTAGGCAAGTATAGCGAGTGCACATGACTCCAGAGATACTATAGCATAGTAGACAAACATTTGTAACAGACAGAGGTTGAATGGAATAAAGTTATCCTTAACGAGGAATATCTTTAGCATGCTGGGAATAGTGCACGTGTTTAGGATTACATCAACTACTGCCAGGTTAACCACAGCCAGAAATTTTGGAGTGTGTAAACAATGATTAAAGGCAATTACATAGATCACCAAACTATTGAACAGCACTGTAACCACATAAACAAATGCTAGAAAGATGAAGTAAACACTgatgaagggaaatgtctcaaaTCCGATGATATAGAAGCCTGGAGGATGAATAATGAGAGAGTAATTTAAAACAGCCCTGAGAGAAGACATAGTTGAGCTCCACAGGCTGCGTTGGAGGACGACCACTGCTTAAAAACTCCAGTCTAAAGAACAGAGAAATCATGTCATATTGTACATTATACCTCTAAAGACGCTATAAACCACATGTATAATTTACATGCCGGTTCAATAAGCACATTTAAACatagtagtatatagtataaCACATATTTTCAGTAAGTTCAAATGTGTACATATGctaaaaaaatcaatgaatGCGGCTTACCAGATATTCTCTAAATGATTGTTTAGCAGCAGCTCTATTTGATGCTGCATCCAAAAGCAGCAATTGGATGACTGTGTGTCTGACTTGTGTGGCCAGCGGTAGATTTCCACATTGATCTCTTGAGATAAAACTCACAGCTGTTACTGAGGACGTCATGTAGCATTAGCCTATTAATGACATTCATTTGATCCATAAACAGCAGGATTGTCGCTTACTCTGATTAAACTTCTTATGCGCTCAAAACAAACATCTGATTATTGTTTtgagtgatgatgatgatgattttggGCCTCTTACAACACGCCTTTTAAAAAAGCTGATACGATGTGTcccaaaataaattaaagtagGTCAGTTGCCCACATGAGTTTTGGATCATGGACATGATGTTGCAGTAACACTGCTCTGCAATACTTTAATTTTTATAAATATGACAACTTCATAACTTTCTTTGTACAAACTGCTGCATAAATCAGAGTCCAGTCAAATAGCACTATTGTGCCAACCTGGTCACAATGACTTCAGTGACTTCTTGTGACAGAAGATATAAAAGTATAAGAACTTACAAAATATAAGAACTTACATAAGGTTTTGGGAAGAGGGTTTGTACAAAGTGAGTAAACAGCATAGTGTTCCCTAAAGGTACATTTACCGTTAAACAGGCCGTGGTTTTAGTGGAtagatgggttagggttaggaaatcATTATGGCATGTCATAGCCGTACTGAcgaagatgtaaaaaaaaaatacttttgtaaCACTGTCATGATACGCTCTATACAAGTGTAGGTACTTACAAGAcattttgtgaacagtgtttgtACAAAGTGAATACACAGTGACAAACACAGGTAATGACTTGTATGTTGCAAAATATTCCTAGAGGGTGCATTCATCATTAAACAGGCCATGGTGAGTCAAAACAAAGTAGTTTTAATCGGCCCAGTTTATGATGCCATCCCCAGAGAATGCTGGTTAATGACCTTTGTGGTAACAAACAAACCTTTAACTGTTTCAACTTGAGACTAATTAATCTCTTATACACCTATTAACAATTTTAATCATCAAAACTTCAAAGCAAACTTTCTAACCTGCCAAAGGCCAGTCTGACTCAACACTCCACTGTCCTCTGTCCTCCTTTTGTTTAATTAGGTGACAAGTCTAAGCTCAACATCCTTATCATACTGACTACATCTATTTTTTGTTGTCCCAAAGTTTGTAATTTTAAACATCACTGAAAAACTAACAAGTAAAATGTTTactgaaacaaaaatacttGCTGTGCTTTGAAGTCCCTAGCTTATGTTGTTTATGGTAAAGCTTTGATTTCTTGCACTGTAGCTCACAGACTCCTCACAGTGTTGCTCAGACAATATTTTTAGCTGTTGAGTTTTTGGTGTGATAGATTTTTTAAACCTGGTCCACCCAGTCACTAAGCCTATGGCTTACTTATACTGGAATGGAGTCAGTAAATGTTTTATTCACTAGTATAAGCAATTAGTATCtaccttaaagctttagtgcataatgttttgatattaaaggtcctatggcatatttatgaggttttttaacattaatatgagttcccccagcttGCCTATCATAGGCCGAATTTcggaaaagagacttcagatacagtattagggggccACTAaggctatatactatataaaaggatccaaaaagcagcatgtcataggacctttaatgaacgtccgttacattcaagccattgccaaatgagttgctacaatgctaattaagactatcagctccacacaactctctctgtatttctcagtatggctatgttcagaagattgtgtcgtccggtgactttcctgcACAGAAGCTCGGTTGAAGATAATtacttcttctgaagagtccatcatgtttttttaatcctccatgtccttcTTGGCTATTCGCAACTGCGCGGAGGACGGGTGGGGGCGCTtgtgcgatcacggaaggctgcatcatgtggacgcgccgacagtgttgttgtcatgacttagaattcctcatgggggcgacagaaactatgcactatcaGAGCCGTATATTAGAGAGAGTTTGGCCAACTCAAATCATGGGCGCCATATTGGATACTATCGTCAGATGACTCTAcagtgtaaccctatggggcgaATATGCTATCTTCAAATAAATCGCTTATTTTCACCATAAACAGGTATATACATGTTATTATCAACATTTGTCAATATGTAAAAGGCCCTTACGGAAATATTCCAGTGTATATTTACCTTCTATATCGTAAATAGGCCTCTAAAAAATGCCCATTGTAGTGAGTGACCATGTCGCCTAATAAGTCTCTGACCAGTGTTtacctttctttttctcttcagtCCTCCCGAGTCCTGACTAGCAACTGAACTCTTAAAGTTACTCAGTcttttaacaaaatacacaataaaacaatgaTAATGCGACCGGCAGCATACAggtaaaaagtgtgttttggtCAGGTGTAAATCGCGGAAGGACAGGACCATAACGTTATCACGCTAGCAATAATAACTTAGTAGTAACCGAGGCAAAGTTATGTATTAATATTTGGTGATCTAAATCAACATAAATGACATGCCTGCGTGGTCACAGTATATTACATCTGAGTTACAGATGACAATTAAAGTCAGACTAGCTTAAATTCAAGTCATGACTATGGCAAGATCACAAGCATTTCTAAGCATTTAGGTACATGGAGTGCTAGCGAAAAAACTAACGCTAGCATGAGGCTTGGCTAACTTCAGACTTCATTCATTTCTAAAGCAGTGTTAGAACTTTTTTGAAAGCATGGTACACATTAACGATGGTATTACTATATTTGTCCTATGTAATTTGTTATAAGTCAAAGAGAGAAATTTACATTTACCTCACACACTAATGAGTAGTCACTTTTCGCCTTTTTGGTTCACGGGGGAACTTGTGAAATCTTTTGCCGCTTCGCTGTCTTTCATTGCAGCCAAATGCACAACAGTAGGGCATTTTTCAGTGATTTATGccactttttaaataatttattaaattGTTCCACTATTCCCTGCACTATGTCAATGGGAATCAGATGAACGTTGATAACCAACATGGAGTCCACGAAACACGTGACCACCTCGGAACCAATCGCATAACGGGATAGCTCAGAACATTCGATTTCCTAGTTGGCCAAACTCTCTCTAATATATGGCTctgcgcactatagctttaaatcctAAAAATCAACAGAGATTCCTTTGAGGTCAGTTATCTGCTTTTGTTTGAAGTAGTGTAAGATCTGAATTGTTGATGAAATATTTCCTACTGACACAATTAAGCCCCATAACACAAATAatcaatatattttatataatatgCTGTTTACTAGATTTAgtttactttactttatttctttatatttgatgaaatataaaaatgaaataaaaagtaaGTGAATGCTGGATCAATACTGTAATTCaatattacaatttttttttaaagtgatatATAATGTGATAATTTCTTAAAAATCATAAACATAACAAACTAACCCTTAAGGAtcccttaaagcagccatattatgctcattttcaggttcatattgtattttaaggttgtaccagaataggtttacatggtttaattttcaaaaaacaccatatttttgttgtactgcaccgctctctctcactgctgcagatcctcttttcagctggtctctgttttagctacagagtgagacctcttttcttcttcttcttcttctgtactatctttgattgcactgcacatgtgcagtagctcagatgtagatcatgtcagctagctagctccatagacagtaaaagaaaggctgtttctacaacttcggtcagttacaaggcaggattagctgggagacttctaaatgagggcgcacatgtaagtagttcttttgtagattatggtgaacttgtgtgtgttgtagcagtgctttgctattgagaacgaggtagcatggtagcatgctagcgttagcattagcatgttacgagctaatggttgcggttagcctgctcgtttcggcttgtgacgtcacaagccgtgccgattttgaacagctcacccagagactgaaggcaggacacattcagaaactgtatctcactctaaacagcatggatggatttttttcaaagtttgtatgtgtgtggaagcaccagagacacaacataacaccccaaatcccagaaaaagtgattttttcataatatgggcactttaaatttgtttttaaacaatacaataGTGACCGAGATGTGTAAATGACTTCAAACATGTCTTTGGCTTTTCTGTACACCCAATTCTTGTTACTTATAAACCAACATATAAACCGATATTGTGCTTTTCTCGGTTAGGCTCTCCACCACAAACACTTGAAAATCCAGATTTTTTTGTAGCTTTATTTTCATTAACAATAATTAAATTAGGTACAGTCTTTCCACCTCAAGCACATGTTGTCAACACATCccagccagtgtgtgtgtgtgtgtgtgtgtgtgtgtgtgtgtgtggtgttgtgaGTTCAGCTGGGTGCAGACTCAGTGGAGGTTAGCTGCTTCATGAGCTGTTCTTTCCGGGCGATTTGGAAATTCATCATGCAGTCTTTGAAAGTCTGGACCTGGCTCTGGCACACACGCCAGTCCTGGTGTTCAGCCATGCACTCCTGCACAGCATAGTGTAGCTCAGCACAGCCAGTGCGGGATATCATCCGTTCAACAgggtcatcatcatcatcattgtctTTACGGCTGCGGTCATGGGGTGAAGAGGATGCCATCCTGTTTAAATGCACAGTGCTGACCCAGGGGGTCTGCTGAGAACAACACATGATGCTATTAATAAACAAGTGATAATACATTCCAGCTGTTCCTTTAGCATACATCTGTTTTTCAGGCCTCTTTACAGTGAAATATATCTCGAaatctccggctataaaatCTGTTGTAATTTTGAGAGGGCCTATTTAAACACTTAATAAGGTACTGCTCCGTTTTATCAGTAATGTTCTATTACATTTCAGTATTAATCATAATTTCTCATCTTTTGAATCGTTATGGTTGGTTATGTTGGTTGAGTGTGTTGTAAATCTACCCTGCATCATAATGCACTTTGCATCTATATATCAGACATGGTTGTGAGACTTTTATTGTTCATCAACAATGATATCATTTGTGCAATGTAACACATCTTTATGCAACAATAGTAAAGTAAGTACACTTGAGTACACTCAAGTAGTGTAACGTtactatatgtaaatataaatgttgaggtacttgtacttaacgtgagtatttccattttatgcaactTCACACTTTCACTAGACAGACTCAGAACATATTACGATGGCGTGAACATTTGAAATGAGCTCCGCTCGACCAGTTGCTACATGTAGCTAAGTGTTTAACGTTACatgttaatgcatcaataataacCCAATACATAGCATTTTGCACAGTGAGTAATTTGATAGTAAAGTAAGGTTGACTTTTACCTCTGTAACGTACATTTAATTGAGTGTAATTTTGAAaccaggacttttacttgtaattaattctttttaaattgttgcatttgctacatttacttaagtacaggaACGATGAGAATACTTCCACGACTTGAAAATACTCGTCGGTGTCAAACTACCGTGgtcatttaacgttagctgctgttaaCATTAACACcataacattaacgttaccCTCCTTAACGTTGACGTTACCTAATGTCGCATCGGTTAACGTTTGCTAACATGATCGagaacggagctagctaacacAAATTTCCACATAACCCTCTCTTGTTTTTAcctgtttattttctttttgggGAGGTCTGTCCGTCGAGACACGGAAATTAAGTTTCCATAACCTGCAACTAtcttttatatatgtcaatgataACTATGGACCAAACACATTCGATTCAACGCTGTTGTTTACCGTGGAAGACGCATTTGAGCGGAGGACGAAAGTGTAACCGTAAAATAGTACCGTCGATGCATACATCAGTTCCGCTTCATACCGAGAAAACAACTAACAATGAAGTCATTTGGTGATTAAATTGAAGTTTACCTATAAACGGATATATGAATGAACATATTGTTCATAGTGCAATTATTAAATGGCGCAAATGCTGTGTAGATACACATTAAAGCCACTACgcctaacctcaaccaatcgagctgcttcgtagggcaggacttgcctagaagttacgtgtGATTTGGTGTGATCCTGTCTATGATAATAACGCAGGCAGGCCACCTCACCATTTTGTAGTCCATGTCCTCTCACTTACTGAGAGCTTATTATGTTGAAGGCAGCCTATTCTGTtctatgtatacatgtataatgTGCCTGTAGTTCATGTAGCCTGACTATAAATGCTTAAAGCCTGTTACAAATGTTGTGGTATTTAGGTGGGCCTATActcattaaaacattatttgaTAGCCTATTTTATAATGGTTTGAGTTGTTTAATAATTAGAAACTaaccaaaaaaacattgtggGTAGGCCTATTATCTCAGATAATGTGAATACCAATGGGCTATGATGTGACTGATGGATCTTGCTTAGGAGTGGGTTATTGATTGATAAACCTtaaagaaaaatgtgacaaTATAGCCCTAACTATTTTTAAATGGGGAATAATTTAAGCAAGCATCTTGTTTGATTGGGTTCCCTTATAGACCAAACTGAGCCATTAAAACTtcgaaaggaaaaaaaaagagaaagacagtTGCAGTCGTAGactcatttgtttttattttaaacatttcaaccatttgattaaaaaaaaaatgaaattactcAAATCATACAGGAGTTTGACACATGAAGACCAGGGTTTACGTCCATGCCTGCCATATGATGATGTGTTTAGTCTACTAAAACCTCACAAAACAATGTAGTTAGATATTGAAAAAGTCAGCACGTCTCTTTCCCATGCTTCAATATCAATGTTGACTTAAAATGACCAAATTGATTGCCACAAGCGTGTAAAGCATTGacagtgaaaaaaatatttaaagctTTTGTAGGGGTCTGTTAAGAAACTAAAGTAGAccattttaattcatttttaagtTGTTGATGTTACTAGCCAGTCTTGTGTCAGAGTCAGAGCCAAAACAAAATAGTTCTAATGAGCCCCGTTTGTGTTGCCATCACCAGAGAATTTGGTTAATGACCTCAACTTTAACAAACAAACCTttcactgtacagtatataaatcaGACTAATTAATCTCAGTTGCACCTATTAggaataaaaacaattaaaattgGAGAGACAActtcacacaaacactgaaTGTATACCCAAACATTTCATTTAACTTACACCTGCTTTTACCAAGTGTCCTCAGACtacctttttatttgtttaatcaAATAACATTGTTAAGCTCTAACCTACTAAACACTAACTTCCATTCAGACATTTACCAGTCCTTGCTGTACATTAATTGTTATATTTTTAGGCAAATTGCCTCTTGTGACTATATAACTTTAAAGCCAGGTTTAAATTGCATGTCTCATTTCAGTAAATATTCTATTTGTAATTGTTGTATTCAGTCTAACATgttgcacatttgaataattgacagatagatagatagatagattctcCTTCTAGTATACATACAAAATCAGGTACAATTATACATTTCAATTTTGCCTCTGCCCTTTTTATACaatttttaaatgtcaaaaagCTAAAATATTTGTTCTAGAAAgtttgtaatgtaatggacgttcacATATTTGAGCCAAAATACAGTTATTTCTCTACATACACCTTTCTTTCCTGCAAGGCTTTAATGATTTTAAAACAACCAGAAATCAACAAAAGAACGAAACAACTAAGTCAACCTTTGTCTTTGTTGTGCAATGAACCCTGGGAGCTAGCTTAGCCAAACTTAGTTCAATATGACTAATACATGCATGCATTTCTGACATGGAACAAGCAGCACACTGAATTTAAAGCTCTGTAAGTCTCTTTCAAATCTTTCAGGTAACCGATAGTAAAAGCCATTTGGTAGCAGTCAAATGTACAAATGTCATACAATTACATTCAAATACAGCCAGGTATATTTTATGTCTAAATAAGTCAGCAACTTGTATTTTGTTCACTTGTTTAATTTGGTGAGAATatgtaataaaaaacaaaattaagaaACAATCTACCTGTACCATCCCTGCTTTATCTGTTCCACAATGACGGATATGTAAAAAGACCCCttttggtctctctctctctcacacgcacgcacgcacacacacacacaccacagtatTGACTGTTGAGTGTTAAAACCCTCCACAGATTGCTTTTGGATAGGAAAGAAAGTTGTCATGGGCTTGTTTTCATCCTATGGACCAGTGCCAGGGCTCTGGTTTTAATCTCTTTGGTTTTTAAAGAATATACAATAGGATTGATGCAGGGTGGGATGCATGAGGCCAGGGACAGGCTCAGCACACGCTGGTCTGGGTCAATGGCTCGCACATATAGCCCTATTAAGAAAATGCTGAATATAGGAATGTAGAATACAGCAACAAGGACTATGTGCTCAATGCAAGTGGCGAGAGCTTTCATCCTACTGCTTACTGATTTCATCCTGAACACAGTAATCAGGATGCTGATATATGTCAGaataataaaagtaaatggGGCCATCAGATTCACCATACTACTAGCTGAAGCTACCGACCACTGCAATGTGTAATCATTACAAGCGAGTCTAAATACAGGTGCATAGTCACAGAAATAGCTGTACACTCTCACAGAGCTGCAAAAAGACAGATGAGTCATGATCGCTGTGCTATAAGCTACTCGTCCCAGACTGTAAACCCAAGTCACGCCTACAATACAAGACATGATTGGCAGTGTGTTGAATAAGTTCTGACGCAGAGggaaacatattgcaataaacCTGTCATAGGCAAGTATAGCGAGTGCATATGACTCCAGAGATGCAGTAGCATAGTAGACATACATTTGTAACAGACATATATTGAATGGAACAAAGTTGTCCATAAAGAGGAATGTCTTTAGCATGCTGGGAATAGTGCTTGTGTTTAACATTATATCAATTACTGCGAGGTTGACAACAGCCAGAAATTTTGGAGTATGTAAGCAGTGGTCACGGGCAATTATGTAGATCAATAAAATATTGAACACTAGTGTAACCACATAGACAAACGCAAGAAAGATAATGTAGACACTGATGTAGGGAAATGTCTCAAATCCGATGATATAGAAGCCTGGAGGATGAATGATGACAGAGTCATTTGAAACAGTTCTGAGAGAAGACATAGTTgaagtccacaggctgcgtgctaaCGGGCTGTGTCTGGTCCACAGTGCGTAAAAGCTCTCTGGTCAGAAATAGAgggtgaaaaaaaaagcatcttaTCCTTTCCCTTCAAATGGACACAAATACACTTATGCGTTTGGCATTGAAACCATATGTTTTCCTCCTGAGTGATGAATATACCATGCGACAGAATACAGTGTACTTTTGGCTCACCTGTTCGTTGATGATCGTTTTACACAATGTGCTCCATATGATGCTGACTCCAATAGTGGCCATTGAATATCTGCATGTCTGACTTGTATACAGTGGAAATTATACCCTACTCATCATTTGTTGATCTCCAGagataacaaacagtcttctaACTAACAAGAATATAGATCAACAATACAATAATGAGCCGTGCCCTTTTACTGAAATTAAAGGTTAACCCGTGGAGAGTACTGTAATGTCTTCTAACTTATCTTGCAGGCAAAACAAAcatgttattattgtttcatGATTCTTAGCACCTCATTT from Sander lucioperca isolate FBNREF2018 chromosome 13, SLUC_FBN_1.2, whole genome shotgun sequence encodes:
- the LOC116037125 gene encoding cytochrome c oxidase assembly factor 4 homolog, mitochondrial — encoded protein: MASSSPHDRSRKDNDDDDDPVERMISRTGCAELHYAVQECMAEHQDWRVCQSQVQTFKDCMMNFQIARKEQLMKQLTSTESAPS
- the LOC116036973 gene encoding olfactory receptor 1F1-like, which translates into the protein MTESDIKGFYIIGFETFPYISVYIIFLAFVYVVTLVFNILLIYIIARDHCLHTPKFLAVVNLAVIDIMLNTSTIPSMLKTFLFMDNFVPFNICVTWVYSLGRVAYSTAIMTHLSFCSSVRVYSYFCDYAPVFRLACNDYTLQWSVASASSMVNLMAPFTFIILTYISILITVFRMKSVSSRMKALATCIEHIVLVAVFYIPIFSIFLIGLYVRAIDPDQRVLSLSLASCIPPCINPIVYSLKTNNLNLALKLYSHKRQFA
- the LOC116036917 gene encoding olfactory receptor 1M1-like; translation: MSSLRAVLNYSLIIHPPGFYIIGFETFPFISVYFIFLAFVYVVTVLFNSLVIYVIAFNHCLHTPKFLAVVNLAVVDVILNTCTIPSMLKIFLVKDNFIPFNLCLLQMFVYYAIVSLESCALAILAYDRLIAICFPLRHNSINTLRSMSCIIGLTWSFALGVTTFSTSIMTRLSFCNSVRVFSYFCDYAPVFRLACNDYTMQWSAASFLTVLLLGGPFTFILLSYVSILVTVFRMKSLDSRVKALATCVEHIILVAVFYIPLFTIFTIGFYLRQVDPDQRVLSLSLASCIPPCINPIVYSLKTKDIKIRAFALVRKNMVRL